One region of Caldimonas thermodepolymerans genomic DNA includes:
- a CDS encoding class I SAM-dependent methyltransferase yields the protein MDEWLLTPTGRYLLAWEQQQIDAAVGDVFGFHAVQLGLPQLGGLVQNRMPHRWLALDRPPAAPTEAPAPPGEAAPPRPHGVPWALLTDFHALPFETQSLDLVILPHTLELAGDPHQTLREVERVLVPEGRVVVVGLNPASLWWLQHRLSGLCRRLGFGRGVLPDTGDLIGYWRLCDWLRLLNFEIGQGRFGCYRPATRTELWLERFRWIEPWGERWWPVLGAVYFLTAVKRVRGMRLIGPAWKRKEARSARVVAASRTQRLGGRGGHRA from the coding sequence TTGGATGAGTGGCTGCTCACGCCGACGGGCCGGTATTTGTTGGCGTGGGAGCAACAGCAGATCGATGCGGCGGTGGGCGACGTGTTCGGATTCCATGCCGTCCAGCTGGGCCTGCCGCAGCTCGGCGGCCTGGTGCAGAACCGCATGCCGCACCGCTGGCTGGCCCTGGACCGGCCGCCGGCGGCGCCGACGGAGGCCCCTGCGCCGCCCGGCGAGGCCGCGCCGCCGCGCCCGCACGGCGTGCCCTGGGCATTGCTGACCGACTTCCACGCGTTGCCGTTCGAGACACAGAGCCTGGACCTGGTGATCCTGCCACACACGCTCGAGCTGGCCGGCGACCCGCACCAGACGCTGCGCGAGGTGGAGCGGGTGCTGGTGCCCGAGGGGCGGGTGGTGGTGGTCGGCCTCAACCCGGCGAGCCTGTGGTGGCTGCAGCACCGCCTGTCCGGGCTGTGCCGGCGCCTGGGCTTCGGCCGTGGCGTGCTGCCTGACACCGGCGACCTGATCGGCTACTGGCGGCTGTGCGACTGGCTGCGGCTGCTGAACTTCGAGATCGGCCAGGGCCGCTTCGGCTGTTACCGTCCGGCCACGCGGACCGAGCTGTGGCTGGAGCGTTTCCGCTGGATCGAGCCCTGGGGCGAGCGCTGGTGGCCGGTGCTGGGCGCGGTGTACTTCCTCACCGCGGTCAAGCGCGTGCGCGGCATGCGACTGATCGGCCCGGCCTGGAAGCGCAAGGAGGCGCGCTCGGCCCGGGTGGTGGCCGCCTCGCGCACCCAGCGGCTCGGCGGCCGCGGCGGCCATCGTGCCTGA
- the gloB gene encoding hydroxyacylglutathione hydrolase encodes MKLVALPAFTDNYVWMIHDGLQALVVDPGEATPVTDALQAGGLRLTGILVTHHHGDHVGGLQQLLDVLDGPVYGPAHESMPVPCTPVSEGDEARWNGLRFQVLDVPGHTGGHVAYWCEDLDGAPVLFCGDTLFSAGCGRLFEGTPAQMHASLGKLAALPADTRVCCAHEYTLSNLRFAQAAEPGNAQIAAHLAHCEALRARGEPTLPSSIGLERQINPFLRCDQPAVAATLRARGTPADDPVAVLAALRQWKNEFR; translated from the coding sequence ATGAAACTGGTTGCCCTGCCCGCATTCACCGACAACTACGTCTGGATGATCCACGATGGCCTGCAGGCCCTCGTCGTCGATCCGGGAGAAGCAACGCCAGTGACGGACGCCCTGCAGGCTGGCGGGCTCCGATTGACGGGCATTCTAGTGACGCACCACCACGGCGACCACGTCGGCGGACTGCAGCAACTGCTGGATGTGCTCGATGGCCCGGTCTACGGGCCTGCCCATGAGAGCATGCCGGTGCCCTGCACGCCTGTGTCCGAAGGTGACGAAGCCCGCTGGAACGGGCTGCGCTTCCAGGTGCTGGACGTGCCGGGCCACACCGGCGGGCACGTGGCCTACTGGTGCGAGGACCTCGACGGCGCGCCGGTGCTCTTCTGCGGCGACACGCTGTTTTCCGCCGGCTGCGGACGGCTCTTCGAGGGCACGCCGGCGCAGATGCACGCCTCGCTCGGCAAGCTGGCGGCCCTGCCGGCCGACACGCGCGTGTGCTGCGCCCACGAGTACACGCTGAGCAACCTGCGCTTTGCGCAGGCCGCCGAGCCCGGCAATGCGCAGATCGCCGCCCACCTCGCCCACTGCGAGGCGTTGCGCGCCCGCGGCGAGCCGACGCTGCCCAGCTCCATCGGGCTGGAACGGCAGATCAACCCATTCCTGCGCTGTGACCAGCCCGCCGTGGCGGCCACGCTGCGCGCTCGCGGCACGCCCGCCGACGATCCCGTCGCCGTGCTGGCCGCGCTCCGACAATGGAAGAACGAATTCCGATGA
- a CDS encoding transglycosylase SLT domain-containing protein, whose protein sequence is MRLGAAFGIAAVLLTTGCATAPAPAGAPTPAAAASAAAPRPAPQLTDVPSEAALMALLESGSEQDDNADAAVIVEDPEVNPASATHPGQAPDPAAVQQNDLWERIRRGFAMPDLEGDLVKNREQYYASRPDYVQRMTERASRYLFHIVEEVEYRGMPTELALLPFIESAFNPQAMSVAKASGMWQFIPSTGKHYDLTQNIFRDERRDVLASTRAALDYLGKLYGMFGDWHLALAAYNWGEGSVQRAIARNQRAGLPTDYASLRMPTETRYYVPKLQAIKNIVANPAAYGLALTPIENHPYFLTVAIQRDIDVDLAARLAELPMDEFRALNPQMNKPVILAAGTPQILLPYDNARRFIRNLSDHEGPLASWTAWVVPTTMKVADAAKRAGMSEDELRRINKIPPRMMVRAGSTLLVPRHPHKHTEDVSAEVADNAVMSLVPEGGSGRRVVVRAKGRETVAALARRVGVRAADLAQWNGVSPSARFAAGQRVVVYKPGKAKASTAVARTGKSSKSSKASTRTASKKKAAGTRTAAKGNGKSKSRVNVARN, encoded by the coding sequence ATGCGCCTGGGCGCCGCCTTCGGCATCGCCGCGGTCCTGCTGACGACCGGCTGTGCCACGGCCCCCGCGCCGGCCGGCGCCCCGACGCCCGCGGCTGCCGCCAGCGCTGCGGCCCCCCGCCCTGCCCCCCAGCTCACCGATGTGCCCAGCGAGGCGGCCCTGATGGCCCTGCTGGAATCCGGGTCGGAGCAGGACGACAACGCCGACGCGGCCGTGATCGTCGAGGACCCCGAGGTCAACCCGGCATCGGCCACCCACCCCGGCCAGGCCCCGGACCCCGCGGCGGTGCAGCAGAACGACCTGTGGGAGCGCATCCGCCGCGGCTTCGCGATGCCCGACCTGGAAGGCGATCTGGTGAAGAACCGCGAGCAGTACTACGCCTCTCGGCCGGACTACGTGCAGCGCATGACCGAGCGCGCCAGCCGCTACCTGTTCCACATCGTCGAGGAAGTCGAATACCGCGGCATGCCGACCGAACTGGCGCTGCTGCCCTTCATCGAGAGCGCCTTCAACCCGCAGGCGATGTCGGTCGCGAAGGCCTCGGGCATGTGGCAGTTCATTCCCTCCACCGGCAAGCACTACGACCTCACGCAGAACATCTTCCGCGACGAACGCCGCGACGTGCTTGCCTCCACGCGCGCCGCGCTGGACTACCTGGGCAAGCTCTACGGCATGTTCGGTGACTGGCACCTGGCGCTGGCGGCCTACAACTGGGGCGAAGGCAGCGTGCAGCGTGCCATCGCGCGCAACCAGCGCGCCGGCCTGCCCACCGACTACGCCAGCCTGCGCATGCCGACCGAGACGCGCTACTACGTCCCCAAGCTGCAGGCGATCAAGAACATCGTGGCCAACCCGGCCGCCTACGGCCTGGCGCTGACCCCGATCGAGAACCACCCGTACTTCCTGACGGTGGCGATCCAGCGCGACATCGACGTCGACCTGGCCGCCCGGCTCGCCGAGCTGCCGATGGACGAGTTCCGCGCGCTCAACCCGCAGATGAACAAGCCGGTGATCCTGGCTGCCGGCACGCCGCAGATCCTGCTGCCCTACGACAACGCGCGCCGCTTCATCCGCAACCTGAGCGACCACGAAGGCCCGCTGGCCAGCTGGACCGCCTGGGTGGTGCCCACGACGATGAAGGTGGCCGACGCCGCCAAGCGCGCCGGCATGAGCGAAGACGAGCTGCGCCGGATCAACAAGATCCCGCCGCGCATGATGGTGCGTGCCGGCTCCACGCTGCTCGTTCCGCGCCATCCGCACAAGCACACCGAGGACGTGTCCGCCGAGGTGGCCGACAACGCGGTGATGTCGCTGGTGCCCGAAGGCGGCAGCGGCCGCCGCGTCGTCGTGCGTGCCAAGGGCCGCGAAACCGTGGCCGCCCTGGCGCGCCGCGTGGGCGTGCGGGCGGCCGACCTGGCGCAATGGAACGGCGTGAGCCCCTCGGCCCGCTTCGCCGCCGGCCAGCGCGTGGTGGTCTACAAGCCCGGCAAGGCCAAGGCCTCGACCGCCGTGGCGCGCACCGGCAAGTCCTCCAAGTCCTCCAAGGCCTCCACGCGCACGGCCTCGAAGAAGAAGGCCGCCGGCACCCGCACCGCGGCCAAGGGCAACGGCAAGTCCAAGTCGCGCGTCAACGTCGCACGCAACTGA
- a CDS encoding ABC transporter substrate-binding protein, producing MARPSHVLSIPLQRRGMLRALGVAACATVASPGRWARPAPNRVRVALEREGSLAHLPLIVAQRLGYFRQEGLDVVLIELAGAAAVFEAVQAGRAEAGSGPYLGVLQRQLRGEAVQTIVLQGRVPQVALGVSVRLLPAYRGPGDLRGRRIGVPAPGTMGHVLARLWLAREAVAPDEVEWVSLAPVNSAVLALRSGEVDALSHLEPGMTQLEQKGELRTIADARTLKGAQQVFGGPLPGTCLFVPQASVTRQGAACQALVNGVARALAWLQTAQPQDIISTVPEASMMGDRALYLASFYRLRESYSPDGLLGEAGGRTAWNVVTLLGEGREARAEEVLARSYTNEFAERARTRLSKT from the coding sequence ATGGCGCGTCCCTCGCATGTCCTGTCCATCCCGCTGCAGCGCCGCGGCATGTTGCGTGCGCTGGGGGTGGCCGCGTGCGCGACGGTGGCGTCGCCCGGGCGGTGGGCCCGGCCGGCACCGAACCGGGTGCGGGTGGCGCTCGAGCGGGAAGGGTCGCTCGCGCACCTGCCGCTCATCGTCGCGCAACGGCTCGGCTATTTCCGCCAGGAAGGGCTGGACGTGGTGCTGATCGAGCTGGCCGGGGCGGCCGCGGTGTTCGAGGCCGTCCAGGCCGGCCGCGCGGAGGCCGGTTCAGGGCCGTACCTCGGCGTGCTGCAGCGGCAGCTGCGCGGCGAGGCCGTGCAGACCATCGTGCTGCAGGGGCGCGTGCCGCAGGTCGCGCTCGGGGTGTCGGTGCGGCTGCTGCCCGCGTATCGCGGCCCGGGCGACCTGCGCGGGCGGCGCATCGGCGTGCCGGCACCGGGGACGATGGGCCACGTGCTCGCGCGCCTGTGGCTGGCCCGCGAGGCGGTGGCGCCCGACGAGGTCGAATGGGTGAGCCTCGCGCCGGTGAACAGCGCCGTGCTGGCGCTGCGCTCGGGCGAGGTCGACGCGCTCAGCCATCTCGAGCCGGGCATGACGCAGCTCGAGCAGAAGGGAGAGCTGCGCACCATCGCCGACGCCCGCACGCTCAAGGGCGCGCAGCAGGTGTTCGGCGGACCTTTGCCCGGCACCTGCCTGTTCGTCCCGCAAGCGTCCGTCACGCGCCAGGGCGCGGCCTGCCAGGCGCTGGTCAACGGCGTGGCGCGGGCGCTGGCCTGGCTGCAGACGGCGCAGCCGCAGGACATCATCTCGACGGTGCCCGAGGCCTCCATGATGGGCGACCGCGCGCTGTACCTGGCCTCGTTCTACCGCCTGCGCGAGTCCTATTCGCCGGACGGGCTGCTGGGCGAGGCGGGCGGGCGCACGGCGTGGAACGTGGTGACCCTCCTGGGCGAGGGACGCGAGGCCCGGGCCGAGGAGGTGCTGGCGCGCAGCTACACCAACGAGTTCGCCGAGCGGGCGCGCACCAGGCTCAGCAAGACCTGA
- the recR gene encoding recombination mediator RecR, whose translation MSRSALDALVEALRRLPGVGPKSASRMAFHLLQHDQEGARLLARALDAALERVRHCRRCNTFTEHEVCETCLDPQRDATQLCVVETPADQAAVERTGSYKGLYFVLMGRLSPLDGIGPREIAMQRLFERATDGQVREVIVATNFTAEGEATAHVLAEGLKAQGLRVTRLARGVPVGSELEYVDLGTIAHALVDRR comes from the coding sequence ATGAGCCGATCGGCCCTCGACGCGCTGGTGGAGGCCTTGCGCCGCCTGCCGGGCGTGGGGCCCAAGTCGGCCTCGCGCATGGCCTTCCACCTGCTGCAGCACGACCAGGAAGGCGCGCGGTTGCTGGCGCGTGCGCTCGACGCCGCGCTGGAGCGGGTGCGCCACTGCCGGCGCTGCAACACCTTCACCGAGCACGAGGTCTGCGAGACCTGCCTGGACCCGCAGCGCGACGCCACGCAGCTGTGCGTGGTGGAGACCCCGGCGGACCAGGCCGCGGTGGAGCGCACCGGCAGCTACAAGGGCCTGTACTTCGTGCTGATGGGCCGCCTCAGCCCCCTGGACGGCATCGGCCCGCGCGAGATCGCGATGCAGCGCCTGTTCGAGCGGGCCACCGACGGCCAGGTGCGCGAGGTCATCGTCGCGACCAACTTCACCGCCGAGGGCGAGGCCACCGCCCATGTGCTCGCCGAGGGCCTCAAGGCCCAGGGCCTGCGGGTGACCCGGCTGGCGCGCGGCGTGCCGGTGGGCAGCGAGCTCGAGTACGTGGACCTGGGCACCATCGCCCACGCGCTGGTCGACCGGCGCTGA
- a CDS encoding YbaB/EbfC family nucleoid-associated protein, with protein sequence MIKGQLAGLMKQAQQMQENLKRAQEELAQLEVEGQSGAGLVKVLMTCKHDVKRVTIDPSLLADDKEMLEDLVAAAFNDAVRRAEEVSQEKMAKLTAGMPLPPGMKFPF encoded by the coding sequence ATGATCAAAGGTCAACTCGCTGGCCTGATGAAGCAGGCCCAGCAGATGCAGGAAAACCTCAAGCGCGCGCAGGAGGAGCTGGCGCAGCTGGAGGTCGAGGGGCAGTCCGGTGCCGGCCTGGTCAAGGTGCTGATGACCTGCAAGCACGACGTCAAGCGCGTCACCATCGACCCCAGCCTGCTGGCGGACGACAAGGAGATGCTCGAGGACCTGGTTGCCGCGGCCTTCAACGACGCGGTGCGCCGCGCCGAGGAAGTGAGCCAGGAGAAGATGGCCAAGCTGACCGCCGGCATGCCGCTGCCGCCGGGCATGAAGTTCCCGTTCTGA
- the dnaX gene encoding DNA polymerase III subunit gamma/tau — MSYLVLARKYRPRTFEQMVGQEHVVQALSNALTQQRLHHAYLFTGTRGVGKTTVSRILAKSLNCQGADGQGGITATPCGVCQACRDIDAGRFVDYVELDAASNRGVEEISLLLDQAAYKPVVGRFKVYMIDEVHMLSNFAFNAMLKTLEEPPEYLKFVLATTDPQKVPVTVLSRCLQFNLRPMAPETVLEHLQRVLAAEQIEAEPGALRLLARAARGSMRDALSLTDQAIAFGSGVLYEEGVRRMLGAVDRSHVYRLIEHLAAGDGAAVVALVQEMRAQGLSAPGALEEMSSVLQQMAVFQVVPEAADENDPDVQVLQRLAGLLPPDETQLLYSIALHGRNELGLAPDEYSGMTMVLLRMLAFKPAQGGAGKAAAAPLQRTVTASTRVAPRAAPPTVARPAAAAPPAPASARPALRPAATPVAAPRAAAQAPVAPARPALREPEPPPPWVDAPLPDEEPAAPAPARARAAPPAEEAAPILVPSSALGDRWQELVGQMCERELISALVRELAMQAQLLSADGPAWRLRVERETLATDSARGKLQAALSEVLGQPLTLALEVGPTEDTPARREAARRAQRQREAEQLIQNDPLVVSLMQQFSTARIVPGSIRPL, encoded by the coding sequence ATGAGCTACCTCGTTCTTGCCCGCAAGTACCGGCCACGCACCTTCGAGCAGATGGTCGGGCAAGAGCACGTGGTGCAGGCCCTGTCCAACGCGCTGACGCAGCAGCGCCTGCACCACGCCTACCTGTTCACCGGCACGCGCGGCGTGGGCAAGACCACGGTCTCGCGCATCCTCGCCAAGTCGCTCAACTGCCAGGGCGCGGACGGGCAGGGCGGCATCACCGCCACGCCCTGCGGCGTGTGCCAGGCCTGCCGCGACATCGACGCCGGCCGCTTCGTCGACTACGTCGAGCTGGACGCGGCCTCCAACCGCGGCGTCGAGGAGATCTCGCTGCTGCTGGACCAGGCGGCCTACAAGCCGGTCGTGGGCCGCTTCAAGGTCTACATGATCGACGAGGTCCACATGCTCTCCAACTTCGCGTTCAACGCGATGTTGAAGACGCTGGAGGAGCCGCCCGAATACCTGAAGTTCGTGCTGGCCACGACCGACCCGCAGAAGGTGCCGGTCACGGTGCTGTCGCGCTGCCTGCAGTTCAACCTGCGCCCGATGGCGCCCGAGACCGTGCTCGAGCACCTGCAGCGCGTGCTCGCGGCTGAGCAGATCGAGGCCGAGCCGGGCGCGCTGCGCCTGCTCGCGCGCGCCGCACGCGGCTCGATGCGCGACGCGCTGTCGCTGACCGACCAGGCGATCGCCTTCGGTTCCGGCGTGCTGTACGAGGAGGGCGTGCGGCGGATGCTGGGCGCGGTGGACCGCAGCCATGTCTACCGACTGATCGAGCACCTGGCCGCCGGCGACGGCGCGGCGGTGGTGGCGCTGGTGCAGGAGATGCGTGCGCAGGGCCTGTCGGCACCCGGGGCGCTGGAAGAGATGTCCAGCGTGCTGCAGCAGATGGCGGTGTTCCAGGTCGTGCCCGAGGCGGCCGACGAGAACGATCCCGACGTGCAGGTGCTGCAGCGCCTGGCGGGCCTCCTGCCGCCCGACGAGACGCAGCTGCTCTACAGCATCGCGCTGCACGGGCGCAACGAGCTGGGCCTGGCGCCCGACGAATACAGCGGCATGACCATGGTGCTGCTGCGCATGCTGGCTTTCAAGCCGGCGCAGGGCGGCGCCGGCAAGGCCGCCGCGGCCCCGCTGCAGCGTACCGTGACCGCCAGCACCCGGGTCGCCCCGCGGGCGGCCCCGCCGACGGTGGCGCGGCCTGCCGCGGCAGCGCCGCCTGCACCCGCATCCGCACGCCCCGCGCTGCGTCCCGCTGCGACGCCGGTGGCTGCCCCGCGCGCTGCGGCGCAGGCGCCGGTCGCACCGGCCCGCCCCGCGCTGCGCGAGCCCGAACCGCCGCCGCCCTGGGTCGACGCCCCGTTGCCCGACGAGGAGCCGGCCGCGCCGGCGCCTGCGCGCGCCCGGGCCGCACCGCCGGCCGAGGAGGCCGCGCCGATCCTGGTGCCGTCCTCGGCGTTGGGCGATCGCTGGCAGGAGCTGGTAGGCCAGATGTGCGAGCGCGAGCTGATCAGTGCCCTGGTGCGCGAGCTGGCCATGCAGGCGCAGCTGCTGTCGGCCGACGGGCCGGCATGGCGCCTGCGCGTCGAGCGCGAGACGCTGGCGACCGATTCGGCACGTGGCAAGCTGCAGGCGGCGCTGTCCGAGGTGCTCGGGCAGCCGCTGACGCTGGCGCTGGAGGTCGGCCCCACCGAGGACACCCCGGCGCGGCGCGAGGCGGCCCGCCGCGCGCAACGCCAGCGCGAGGCCGAACAGCTGATCCAGAACGACCCGCTGGTGGTGTCGCTGATGCAGCAGTTCAGCACCGCGCGCATCGTGCCCGGCTCGATCCGGCCGCTGTGA